A single Leptolyngbya ohadii IS1 DNA region contains:
- the rpmA gene encoding 50S ribosomal protein L27 produces the protein MAHKKGTGSTRNGRDSNAQRLGVKRFGGQVVRAGNILVRQRGTKFHPGVNVGRGNDDTLFALVDGVVTFERKGKSRQKISVYPAVAEAATV, from the coding sequence ATGGCACATAAGAAAGGGACGGGCAGTACCCGTAACGGTCGAGATTCTAATGCTCAACGGTTGGGCGTGAAGCGGTTTGGCGGTCAGGTTGTGCGTGCTGGAAATATTCTGGTGCGTCAGCGTGGCACGAAGTTTCACCCCGGCGTCAACGTTGGACGCGGCAATGACGATACGCTATTTGCCCTGGTCGATGGCGTTGTTACCTTTGAGCGCAAAGGCAAGAGCCGCCAAAAGATTAGCGTTTATCCGGCTGTGGCTGAAGCAGCGACAGTATAA
- the rplU gene encoding 50S ribosomal protein L21 encodes MTYAIIETGGKQFRVEPGRFYDVERLAVDVDGAVTIDRVLFVENDGDISIGQPTVSGATVEATVLRHFRGKKVLVYKMKPKKKTRKKRGHRQEITRLMINSISLNGEVVARGESAQAVPAAAAE; translated from the coding sequence ATGACTTACGCAATTATTGAAACGGGCGGCAAACAGTTTCGGGTTGAACCCGGTCGCTTTTACGATGTCGAACGGCTGGCAGTGGATGTTGATGGAGCAGTGACGATCGATCGCGTTCTCTTTGTCGAAAACGATGGGGATATCTCGATTGGTCAACCTACGGTCTCTGGAGCAACGGTAGAAGCAACGGTGCTGCGCCACTTCCGGGGGAAGAAGGTGCTGGTCTACAAGATGAAGCCCAAGAAAAAGACGCGCAAAAAGCGGGGACATCGCCAGGAAATTACGCGCCTGATGATCAATTCGATCTCGCTAAATGGGGAAGTTGTGGCTCGCGGAGAATCGGCTCAAGCAGTCCCCGCAGCAGCAGCCGAATAA